In a single window of the Luteolibacter yonseiensis genome:
- a CDS encoding signal peptidase II, which yields MSLAKLLLFLSLPLYVLDQITKFWTVMNFPDPPMGSTSSFKIQPVVEDFFHLVRVHNQGVAFGFGNGSSWAPIVFLVVPIIALTMIRIFWKKGVFNHPLSQVAVALLLCGIFGNLTDRLVQGFLLDAYKGASFWQRLSEGYVVDFLAFKLPLYDKLVPSSQGWWPAFNVADSCICVAALLLFIGGMRDEQLAKKKA from the coding sequence ATGTCACTTGCCAAGCTTCTCCTCTTCCTCAGCCTGCCGCTTTACGTGCTCGATCAGATCACGAAGTTCTGGACGGTGATGAATTTTCCGGATCCTCCGATGGGTTCGACGTCGTCATTCAAGATCCAGCCGGTGGTCGAGGATTTCTTTCATCTGGTGCGCGTCCACAACCAGGGAGTGGCTTTCGGTTTTGGCAACGGATCGTCGTGGGCTCCCATCGTGTTTTTGGTCGTTCCCATCATCGCCCTGACGATGATCCGGATCTTTTGGAAAAAAGGCGTGTTCAACCACCCTCTCTCCCAAGTGGCCGTCGCGCTGCTGCTTTGTGGAATTTTTGGAAATCTCACCGACCGCCTGGTGCAGGGTTTTCTGTTGGATGCCTACAAGGGAGCCTCTTTCTGGCAACGCCTGTCCGAGGGATATGTGGTGGATTTCCTCGCATTCAAGCTTCCCCTCTACGACAAGCTCGTGCCCTCGAGCCAGGGCTGGTGGCCCGCGTTCAACGTTGCGGATTCCTGCATCTGCGTCGCGGCACTCCTGCTTTTCATCGGCGGGATGCGGGACGAGCAGCTCGCGAAGAAAAAGGCGTGA
- the nrdR gene encoding transcriptional regulator NrdR: MRCVQCGSLKDKVLDSRSSKDGTTIRRRRECLKCTYRYTTYEQIERTELRVVKRDGAREALNREKLMSGLIKACEKRPVPMDRLDRAVEEILTDLHKDHLSEVPSAIIGAKVMDKLHQIDPVAYVRYVSVYRQFEDVNEFIAEIQSLSRRAARDPFQRRLFKD; encoded by the coding sequence ATGCGCTGCGTCCAATGTGGTTCCCTCAAAGACAAGGTCCTCGATTCGAGGTCCTCAAAGGATGGTACGACGATCCGGCGGCGGCGGGAATGCCTCAAATGCACCTACCGCTACACCACCTACGAGCAGATCGAACGCACGGAACTCCGGGTGGTGAAACGGGACGGCGCGCGCGAGGCGTTGAACCGGGAAAAACTGATGAGCGGCCTGATCAAGGCCTGCGAAAAACGCCCCGTGCCGATGGACCGCCTGGACCGCGCGGTGGAGGAAATCCTCACGGACCTTCACAAGGACCACCTCAGCGAGGTTCCCTCCGCGATCATCGGTGCCAAGGTGATGGACAAGCTCCATCAGATCGATCCGGTCGCCTACGTCCGCTACGTCTCGGTTTACCGACAGTTCGAGGATGTGAACGAATTCATCGCGGAAATCCAATCCCTCTCCCGCCGGGCCGCCCGCGATCCATTCCAGAGGCGGCTGTTTAAAGACTGA
- a CDS encoding sterol desaturase family protein, translating to MNPTCPAQVIGSPLAKRQPLEEHGAMKSLRDVRQQIRHELEVPAALRSFGSGWWSGALGIILALAALGGILCVWFPGVFSIRELAKLHETGWYRPALFGTIILAFVFSLLSLLLRPTKTLGMTAMVLSLLGLTICGNGLAPLAADATPYYLGLDFFLLRLLLTGLVFVPVENLFPNRSEQGIFRYEWREDLFYFFISSMLVQVLTWLSMLPANTLLAVTSWSAFRAWVAALPFVVQVICIMLLTDFVQYWVHRTFHRVPMLWRFHSVHHSAQCMDWMAGARMHFLEILVLRGTTVIPMIVLGFSPGAVNAYLLIVYMYATFVHANFGFRFGFLEKFLVTPRFHHWHHGIEKEAIDVNFAVHFPWYDKLFGTHHLPEDNRWPEGYGIGGHPVPQGYWKQFLHPFRRKAKK from the coding sequence GTGAATCCGACATGCCCGGCGCAGGTCATCGGAAGTCCGCTTGCCAAGCGGCAGCCACTGGAGGAACATGGCGCGATGAAAAGCCTGAGAGACGTCCGGCAGCAGATCCGCCACGAACTGGAGGTTCCCGCCGCCCTGCGATCCTTCGGCAGCGGCTGGTGGAGCGGAGCCCTGGGCATCATCCTGGCCCTGGCGGCTTTGGGGGGCATTCTCTGCGTATGGTTTCCCGGGGTCTTCAGCATTCGGGAACTGGCGAAGCTGCATGAGACCGGGTGGTACCGCCCCGCACTTTTCGGAACCATCATCCTCGCGTTTGTCTTTTCTCTTCTGAGCCTGCTGCTGCGCCCGACCAAAACGCTCGGAATGACCGCCATGGTCCTCAGCCTGCTCGGTCTGACGATCTGTGGCAACGGCCTGGCACCCCTCGCCGCCGACGCGACGCCCTACTACCTCGGCCTCGATTTCTTCCTGTTGCGGCTGCTGCTGACCGGCCTGGTGTTCGTTCCCGTGGAGAACCTTTTCCCGAACCGGTCGGAACAGGGGATCTTCCGCTACGAGTGGCGCGAGGACCTGTTTTATTTCTTCATCAGCAGCATGTTGGTGCAGGTGCTGACATGGCTTTCGATGCTGCCGGCCAATACCTTGCTGGCGGTCACATCGTGGAGTGCCTTCCGGGCATGGGTGGCGGCACTGCCGTTCGTGGTCCAGGTCATCTGCATCATGCTGCTGACGGACTTCGTGCAGTACTGGGTGCACCGCACCTTTCATCGCGTGCCCATGCTGTGGCGCTTCCACTCCGTGCATCACTCGGCCCAGTGCATGGATTGGATGGCGGGAGCCCGGATGCATTTTCTGGAAATCCTGGTCCTCCGCGGCACCACGGTCATCCCGATGATCGTGCTCGGTTTCAGTCCGGGTGCGGTGAACGCCTATCTGCTCATCGTCTACATGTACGCGACGTTCGTACATGCCAATTTCGGCTTCCGTTTCGGATTCCTGGAAAAGTTCCTCGTCACCCCGAGATTCCACCATTGGCATCACGGAATCGAAAAGGAGGCCATCGACGTCAATTTCGCGGTCCATTTTCCTTGGTATGACAAGCTCTTCGGCACCCACCACCTGCCGGAGGACAACCGCTGGCCCGAGGGTTATGGCATCGGCGGCCATCCCGTCCCGCAGGGTTACTGGAAGCAATTCCTCCATCCATTCCGCAGAAAAGCGAAAAAGTGA